From Prochlorococcus sp. MIT 1223, the proteins below share one genomic window:
- the accD gene encoding acetyl-CoA carboxylase, carboxyltransferase subunit beta, which yields MSLFDWFADRRKGQFVGKVIQETDEGDGLWGKCPECGQVVYRKDLLENANVCNNCGHHNRIDSQERINIIADPQTFQPINKDLSPIDPLGFKDRRAYADRLRESQTSTGMKDGVRTGLCKVENIPIALAVMDFRFMGGSMGSVVGEKITRLIEKATADKLPLLIVCASGGARMQEGMLSLMQMAKISGALERHREKELLYMPLLTHPTTGGVTASFAMLGDLILAEPKALIGFAGRRVIEQTLREKLPDNFQTAEYLQEHGFVDTIVPRTQLRKTLSKILKLHGNNPIY from the coding sequence GTGTCTCTATTCGACTGGTTTGCTGATCGACGCAAAGGACAATTTGTAGGAAAGGTTATTCAAGAGACAGATGAAGGAGACGGACTTTGGGGGAAGTGCCCAGAATGTGGACAAGTGGTATACAGAAAAGATCTCTTAGAGAACGCAAACGTTTGCAATAACTGCGGTCATCACAACAGAATTGATAGTCAGGAAAGAATAAATATAATTGCTGATCCTCAAACTTTTCAGCCAATTAATAAAGATCTAAGTCCTATAGATCCGCTTGGCTTTAAAGATAGAAGAGCTTATGCCGATCGACTAAGAGAAAGCCAAACAAGTACAGGCATGAAAGATGGCGTAAGGACTGGCCTATGCAAAGTAGAAAATATCCCAATTGCTTTAGCAGTAATGGATTTTAGGTTTATGGGAGGGTCTATGGGCTCAGTGGTTGGCGAAAAAATCACACGTTTAATTGAAAAAGCTACAGCAGACAAACTTCCTCTTTTAATTGTATGTGCCTCTGGAGGGGCAAGGATGCAAGAGGGAATGCTTAGCCTCATGCAAATGGCAAAGATATCTGGAGCACTAGAAAGGCATAGAGAAAAAGAACTTCTATATATGCCACTACTTACTCATCCAACCACAGGAGGAGTTACAGCAAGTTTCGCAATGTTAGGAGATTTAATCCTAGCCGAACCAAAAGCTCTGATCGGCTTTGCAGGAAGAAGAGTAATTGAGCAAACACTTCGCGAAAAGCTACCTGATAATTTCCAAACGGCAGAATATTTACAGGAACATGGATTTGTAGATACAATTGTACCAAGGACACAATTAAGAAAAACTCTTAGTAAGATATTAAAACTTCATGGCAATAATCCAATTTATTAG
- a CDS encoding phosphoribulokinase — protein sequence MSKTHPVVAVTGSSGAGTSTVKRAFEHIFAREEIVPAVVEGDSYHRFERMPMKKAMADALSKGENFSHFGPEANLFDKLEELFRSYGETGRGQKRYYLHSQEEAQEHNSRLGTSLEAGQFTPWEDIPSGTDVLFYEGLHGGVVGENYDVASLADLLVGVVPITNLEWIQKIHRDNAERGYSAEAIVDTILRRMPDYINHICPQFSRTDINFQRVPTIDTSNPFICRNIPTPDESFVIIHFRKGAREKWGIEFQHLLGMIHDSFMSSPTSIVVNGGKMGFAMELILTPIIHKMIEDKKKLS from the coding sequence ATGTCGAAGACTCATCCCGTTGTTGCAGTAACTGGTTCATCAGGAGCTGGCACCAGTACAGTCAAAAGAGCCTTCGAGCACATATTCGCTCGAGAAGAAATTGTTCCTGCTGTTGTTGAAGGTGACAGTTATCACCGCTTCGAAAGAATGCCTATGAAAAAAGCTATGGCTGATGCCTTATCAAAAGGCGAAAACTTTTCTCATTTCGGTCCTGAAGCAAATTTATTTGACAAACTTGAGGAACTGTTTAGGAGCTATGGAGAGACGGGTAGAGGGCAAAAACGCTATTACCTTCACAGCCAAGAAGAAGCTCAAGAACATAATTCCAGACTAGGAACATCACTTGAAGCTGGGCAATTTACTCCTTGGGAAGATATTCCTTCTGGAACTGATGTTCTGTTTTACGAAGGCTTACATGGTGGCGTTGTAGGTGAAAATTATGACGTTGCTTCATTAGCAGACTTATTAGTTGGTGTTGTGCCAATAACAAACCTTGAATGGATACAAAAAATTCATAGAGATAATGCAGAAAGAGGTTATTCGGCAGAAGCAATTGTTGATACAATTTTAAGAAGAATGCCTGATTACATAAATCATATTTGTCCTCAATTTAGTAGAACAGATATTAATTTCCAAAGAGTTCCAACTATTGATACATCAAATCCATTTATATGTAGAAATATCCCGACACCAGACGAAAGTTTTGTAATTATTCACTTTAGGAAAGGAGCAAGAGAAAAATGGGGCATTGAATTCCAACATTTATTAGGAATGATTCATGATTCCTTCATGTCTAGTCCTACTAGCATTGTTGTAAATGGAGGAAAAATGGGATTTGCGATGGAGTTAATTCTTACTCCTATAATCCACAAAATGATTGAAGACAAGAAAAAGCTATCCTAA
- the leuB gene encoding 3-isopropylmalate dehydrogenase, with protein sequence MNKYKIVLLPGDGIGPEITKVTKILLENISKKFSFELNFEEQLIGGSAIEKTSNPLPERTLKACKESDAILMAAIGDPKYDNLPREKRPETGLLQLRSGLELFANIRPVKIWPSLIDSSSLRPEIIRNVDLIVVRELTGGIYFGEPKGRISIEGGGVKAFNTMSYTSGEIDQISDIAFELARTRRKKICSVDKANVLDVSQLWRERVNLQAKRNPDIELTHLYVDNAAMQLVKDPAQFDVILTGNLFGDIISDEAAMLTGSIGMLPSASLNIDGPGLFEPVHGSAPDIANKNKANPIAMILSAAMMLRIALKESEAAAELEKAVEAVLYEGFRTADLMDQTKTELGCKEMGEKIKNALNS encoded by the coding sequence ATGAATAAATACAAAATCGTCTTACTCCCTGGGGATGGAATTGGTCCTGAGATAACAAAAGTAACTAAAATATTATTAGAAAACATTAGTAAGAAATTTTCGTTTGAATTAAATTTTGAAGAACAACTAATTGGTGGCTCTGCGATAGAAAAAACGAGTAATCCATTACCGGAACGTACATTAAAAGCATGTAAAGAATCAGATGCGATTTTAATGGCAGCAATTGGTGACCCAAAATATGACAATTTACCGCGAGAGAAAAGGCCTGAGACTGGATTACTTCAACTAAGATCTGGGCTAGAGTTATTTGCAAATATTAGGCCTGTAAAGATTTGGCCTTCACTAATTGATTCAAGTAGTTTAAGGCCAGAAATAATAAGAAATGTCGACCTAATTGTCGTTAGAGAATTAACTGGTGGAATATATTTTGGAGAGCCTAAAGGAAGAATAAGTATAGAAGGAGGGGGAGTAAAAGCCTTTAATACTATGAGTTATACCTCAGGTGAAATAGATCAAATTAGCGACATAGCTTTTGAATTAGCAAGGACTAGAAGGAAAAAGATTTGCTCTGTTGATAAAGCTAATGTTCTTGATGTAAGTCAACTTTGGAGAGAAAGAGTGAACTTACAGGCAAAAAGAAATCCAGACATTGAATTAACTCATTTGTATGTAGATAATGCTGCAATGCAATTAGTAAAAGACCCTGCTCAATTTGATGTAATTCTTACGGGGAATCTCTTTGGAGACATAATTAGCGATGAAGCGGCAATGTTAACAGGCTCTATTGGAATGCTTCCCTCTGCATCTTTAAACATAGATGGGCCAGGGCTATTCGAACCTGTTCACGGATCTGCCCCTGACATAGCAAACAAAAACAAAGCAAATCCGATAGCAATGATTCTTTCAGCCGCAATGATGTTAAGGATTGCGTTAAAAGAATCAGAAGCTGCTGCAGAACTAGAAAAGGCAGTAGAGGCCGTTCTTTATGAAGGCTTCAGAACAGCTGACTTAATGGACCAAACAAAAACAGAATTAGGTTGTAAAGAGATGGGTGAAAAAATAAAAAATGCACTTAATTCCTAA
- the lpxD gene encoding UDP-3-O-(3-hydroxymyristoyl)glucosamine N-acyltransferase, producing the protein MLLSQLINSLKKGDAELIDFAISQDTEIKKGASIENAQENQLTFLEKNSYLTVHLSTTNASLAILPNDEELINIAKERRLSWAIFENPKLAFAESLDILNSSIDPLLGIHKTAVIGKGVKLGKGISIGANVCIADNSIIGENTIIRAGVVIYEGVKIGQSNYLHSNCVIHRKSILGNNCIIHSNAVIGSEGFGFIPTKKGWRKMPQTGIVMIDNDVEIGCNSNIDRPSVGKTFIGAGTKIDNLVQIGHGVIIGQNCALAAQVGIAGGAILGNGVILAGQVGVSNRVKVGDGVVATSKCGIIRDIEPGQVISGFPAMPNKLWLRCSAIFKKLPEIAKTFRKFKIKEL; encoded by the coding sequence ATGCTTTTAAGCCAATTAATTAACTCATTAAAAAAAGGCGATGCGGAACTAATTGACTTTGCAATTAGCCAAGACACAGAAATCAAGAAAGGAGCTTCAATTGAAAATGCCCAGGAGAATCAACTAACTTTTTTAGAAAAAAACAGTTATCTAACAGTTCATCTTTCTACAACCAATGCTTCTCTAGCGATTCTTCCAAATGATGAGGAATTAATAAATATTGCAAAAGAACGAAGGCTTTCATGGGCAATCTTTGAAAATCCAAAATTAGCTTTTGCCGAAAGCCTAGATATACTTAATTCTAGCATTGATCCTTTATTAGGTATTCATAAAACTGCCGTTATAGGTAAAGGAGTCAAACTTGGAAAAGGTATCTCAATTGGAGCTAATGTATGTATTGCTGACAATTCAATTATTGGAGAGAACACAATAATTAGGGCCGGTGTAGTCATCTACGAAGGAGTAAAAATTGGCCAATCTAATTACCTTCATTCCAACTGTGTTATTCATCGCAAATCAATACTAGGAAATAATTGCATAATTCATTCAAATGCAGTTATTGGATCCGAAGGTTTTGGATTTATTCCAACAAAAAAAGGTTGGAGAAAGATGCCCCAAACAGGAATAGTAATGATTGATAATGATGTCGAAATAGGTTGTAACTCGAATATTGATAGACCATCAGTAGGCAAGACCTTCATAGGTGCAGGAACTAAAATAGATAATCTGGTTCAAATAGGTCATGGTGTAATTATTGGGCAAAATTGTGCTTTAGCGGCACAAGTTGGAATAGCCGGCGGAGCAATTCTTGGGAATGGAGTAATACTTGCTGGCCAAGTAGGAGTGTCGAATCGAGTAAAGGTTGGTGACGGTGTTGTAGCAACTTCTAAATGTGGAATCATAAGAGATATAGAGCCAGGACAAGTTATAAGTGGTTTCCCAGCAATGCCTAACAAGTTATGGTTAAGATGTTCTGCAATTTTTAAAAAACTTCCAGAAATTGCAAAAACTTTCCGTAAGTTCAAGATTAAAGAACTCTAA
- the proB gene encoding glutamate 5-kinase: MSLLVIKIGTSLLRGSKRQSTAQVIDNYCECIAKYLKEGNKVIIVSSGSVGLGCDRLEIKDRPEEIVALQAVAAVGQGHLMSLYEKSMNKYGYKVAQILLTRSELGSRLSYVNASMTLQKLLDWNVIPIVNENDTIAIDELKYGDNDTLSALVAGAISADKLILLTDIDKLYSSDPKTNKEAHPINEIYHPSELKDIQDKSFKVGTWGTGGIKTKLAAAKIATERGITVHLADGREPSTLKELFKGLKLGTIFHPQPNPIGNKKSWLAYALKPAGSIQIDNGACYAIKKQGASLLLVGIKNVNGSFTKNQAVTIESQAGEEIGRGICSLSSEDIRSNIRNKLSSTKSPIVIHRDVLVLTTGMFE, from the coding sequence ATGAGTTTATTGGTAATTAAAATAGGAACAAGTCTATTAAGAGGTAGTAAAAGACAATCTACAGCGCAGGTAATTGATAATTATTGTGAGTGCATTGCAAAATACCTTAAAGAAGGAAATAAGGTAATTATTGTATCGAGTGGTTCTGTTGGGCTTGGTTGCGACCGGCTAGAAATAAAGGATAGACCTGAAGAAATAGTCGCCTTACAAGCAGTTGCAGCAGTAGGACAAGGTCATCTCATGAGTCTTTATGAAAAATCAATGAATAAATATGGATATAAAGTAGCTCAAATACTTTTGACTCGATCTGAACTTGGATCGAGATTATCTTACGTAAATGCTTCAATGACTTTGCAGAAGCTTCTTGATTGGAATGTCATTCCAATCGTAAATGAAAATGATACTATCGCTATTGATGAACTAAAGTATGGTGACAATGACACACTCTCTGCCCTAGTCGCAGGGGCTATTTCTGCAGATAAACTAATATTATTAACAGATATTGATAAACTTTACTCAAGTGATCCAAAAACGAATAAAGAGGCTCACCCTATAAACGAAATTTACCATCCAAGTGAATTAAAAGATATTCAAGATAAATCATTCAAAGTTGGCACATGGGGTACTGGTGGAATAAAAACTAAACTAGCTGCTGCCAAAATTGCCACAGAAAGAGGAATCACTGTTCATTTGGCAGATGGAAGAGAACCAAGTACTCTCAAAGAATTATTTAAAGGTTTAAAACTTGGGACGATATTTCATCCTCAACCAAACCCTATAGGAAACAAGAAAAGTTGGTTAGCCTATGCCTTAAAACCTGCTGGCTCTATTCAAATAGATAATGGCGCTTGTTATGCCATAAAGAAACAAGGAGCATCTCTATTATTAGTAGGTATTAAAAATGTAAATGGATCTTTCACTAAAAATCAAGCTGTAACAATCGAAAGTCAAGCTGGTGAAGAAATTGGAAGAGGTATATGTTCTTTAAGCAGTGAAGATATTAGAAGTAATATACGAAATAAACTATCCTCAACAAAATCACCTATTGTTATTCATAGAGATGTACTTGTTTTAACTACTGGCATGTTTGAATAA
- a CDS encoding YqeG family HAD IIIA-type phosphatase: MTKNWLKPDWDTNLSIQNLSINELLSQEIKLLLLDVDGTLLPRQKINLPQSIKEWILEAKEQLHIHLLSNNPSKKRIKCIANELSLSYTYSASKPRRGKTIKVIKKFNYPASNIAIIGDRIFTDILIGNRLGIYTILVKPVQQNGLVSGRNYTQRIERYLARNLGGK, translated from the coding sequence ATGACTAAAAATTGGCTTAAGCCAGATTGGGATACTAATCTAAGTATTCAGAATCTCTCCATAAATGAATTACTAAGCCAAGAAATAAAATTACTTTTACTTGATGTTGATGGAACTCTACTTCCAAGACAAAAGATTAATTTACCGCAATCAATTAAGGAATGGATTCTTGAAGCTAAAGAGCAATTGCATATTCACTTGCTAAGTAATAATCCTTCCAAAAAAAGAATAAAGTGTATAGCCAATGAATTAAGTCTAAGTTACACTTATAGCGCTTCAAAGCCTAGAAGAGGAAAGACTATAAAAGTAATTAAAAAATTCAACTATCCTGCTTCCAATATAGCAATAATCGGAGACAGAATATTCACTGATATACTAATTGGTAATAGACTAGGAATATATACAATACTAGTTAAACCAGTACAGCAAAATGGTTTGGTTTCAGGTAGAAACTATACGCAAAGAATAGAAAGATATTTAGCTAGAAATCTAGGGGGGAAATAA
- a CDS encoding DUF3727 domain-containing protein, protein MANSESSNNGQVPTILVKDSKGSDLLCFLEQIVPIEDCEYALLTPVDTPVSLFKLIDGDDPELVETIEKSEPILEVADVVLQEYDLNLIRSALTLTVSGELDEPDPEELEEDEDDIDDESETYELLVSFKVKEEEYGLYIPLDPFFIVGKIHDNEASLIEGEEFDRIQAQIEKELEERGFSE, encoded by the coding sequence ATGGCTAATTCTGAATCAAGTAATAACGGACAAGTACCAACGATTCTTGTCAAAGATAGTAAAGGTAGTGATCTACTGTGCTTCCTTGAACAAATTGTGCCTATAGAAGACTGTGAATATGCTCTATTAACTCCTGTCGATACTCCTGTCTCATTATTCAAGCTTATTGATGGAGATGATCCAGAGCTTGTAGAAACAATAGAAAAAAGTGAGCCAATTCTGGAAGTAGCTGATGTAGTCCTGCAAGAATATGATCTTAATTTAATAAGATCTGCTTTAACCCTTACTGTCTCAGGGGAATTAGATGAGCCAGACCCTGAAGAACTTGAAGAGGACGAAGACGACATAGACGATGAATCAGAAACATATGAATTACTTGTCAGTTTTAAGGTAAAAGAAGAAGAATATGGTCTCTACATTCCACTTGATCCATTTTTCATCGTTGGAAAAATACATGACAATGAAGCAAGCCTTATAGAAGGGGAAGAATTTGACAGGATTCAGGCCCAAATTGAAAAGGAACTTGAAGAAAGAGGTTTCTCAGAGTAA
- the ruvX gene encoding Holliday junction resolvase RuvX, translating into MKRPKAKSVLSLDVGKKRIGLAGCDPLGITVTRLKPLIRKDFESDLNVINQLCKNRKVEGLVIGLPFGKSGEKTIQGKFCMEYGLRIANALNLPIAWVNEHSSTWQAKANLKLHSDRSGKIDSEAAGLLLEQWLIEGPELSLSK; encoded by the coding sequence ATGAAGAGACCAAAAGCAAAATCAGTTCTAAGCTTAGATGTCGGGAAAAAGAGAATTGGTTTAGCCGGTTGTGATCCTCTCGGGATAACCGTTACGAGATTAAAACCATTAATTAGAAAAGATTTTGAAAGTGATCTAAATGTAATCAATCAGCTTTGTAAAAATAGAAAGGTAGAGGGGCTTGTAATAGGACTACCATTTGGCAAATCTGGAGAAAAAACAATCCAAGGAAAGTTTTGCATGGAATATGGCCTAAGGATTGCCAATGCTCTTAATTTGCCAATAGCTTGGGTAAACGAACATTCCAGTACATGGCAAGCAAAAGCAAATTTAAAGCTTCATAGCGATCGATCAGGCAAAATAGATAGTGAAGCTGCTGGCCTTCTTTTAGAACAATGGCTAATTGAAGGACCAGAGTTAAGCCTAAGCAAATGA
- a CDS encoding F420-0:Gamma-glutamyl ligase: MNLITTFIIILFVLLFTIELSHSLRKQSPLKLSPIDWLINVSNNKIIITGWLHIKNTHKRIEVMIPSLKIKPKVLSKREIGHIKSKVRIITEHPDEENRKDNYWQAYIVKSNKDTKIKVEIILEEEPCINDINILSETIWIDVIWENYGPFGIIKNKEGFVLPISKPFRNTQNDNWIKSSNGSMLLPIKTHILGKLDNPYDVINEYCSKIIKPGDILTIGETPLAIMQGRYISPTFIKTSFISRILCLPFHPTSSLATACGMQSLINIIGPTRAITSLFFGSIFKLIGIKGIFYRLAGKQARLIDDITGTTPPYDQTIVLGPIKENIFCYEASKNLGIDIAIVDVNDLGKVKVLETTDQSNVKFLKHVLSTNPAGNGNQQTPIVLIRPFKK, translated from the coding sequence ATGAACCTAATTACAACATTCATAATTATACTCTTTGTTTTATTATTTACGATTGAATTATCTCATTCACTGAGGAAGCAATCTCCATTAAAACTTAGTCCAATTGACTGGCTTATAAATGTAAGCAATAATAAAATAATAATCACAGGTTGGCTTCATATTAAAAATACACATAAAAGAATTGAGGTTATGATTCCTAGTTTAAAAATCAAGCCCAAAGTATTAAGCAAAAGAGAAATTGGACATATAAAGTCTAAAGTAAGGATAATTACTGAACATCCTGATGAAGAGAATAGAAAAGATAATTACTGGCAAGCATATATTGTTAAAAGTAATAAAGATACTAAAATAAAGGTAGAGATTATCTTAGAAGAAGAACCATGCATTAATGATATAAATATTCTATCGGAAACAATATGGATTGATGTTATTTGGGAGAATTATGGACCTTTTGGAATAATCAAAAATAAAGAAGGCTTTGTTTTGCCAATTTCTAAACCATTTAGAAATACACAAAATGATAACTGGATAAAATCTTCAAATGGCTCAATGTTGCTACCTATAAAGACTCATATTCTTGGAAAGCTAGATAATCCATACGATGTAATTAATGAATACTGTTCAAAAATAATTAAACCTGGGGACATATTAACAATAGGCGAAACTCCTTTAGCAATAATGCAAGGGAGATATATTTCTCCAACTTTTATTAAAACTTCATTCATCTCAAGGATACTCTGTCTACCATTTCATCCAACCAGTAGTTTAGCTACAGCATGTGGGATGCAATCGCTTATAAATATAATTGGCCCCACTAGAGCAATAACATCATTGTTCTTTGGATCTATTTTCAAACTAATAGGAATTAAAGGAATTTTTTATCGTCTAGCGGGAAAACAAGCTCGCCTAATAGACGACATCACAGGTACGACACCTCCATATGATCAGACTATTGTTTTAGGACCAATAAAAGAAAATATCTTTTGTTATGAAGCCTCAAAGAATTTAGGTATTGATATTGCCATAGTTGATGTAAATGACCTTGGCAAAGTCAAAGTATTAGAGACTACAGATCAATCTAATGTAAAATTTCTTAAGCATGTCCTTTCAACTAATCCTGCAGGCAATGGAAATCAACAGACTCCAATAGTTTTGATAAGACCTTTTAAAAAATAA
- a CDS encoding thylakoid membrane photosystem I accumulation factor, with protein MNNKIKKFICILAIIFCFIPSAHASLDNDSYEGNIFTIVTGNGALVPPSTTLSESLKNHRTSVLVFYLDDSKTSKVFAPVVSGIKLLWPSEIDLIPLTTDELQNKNSRNKSDPSYYWHGNIPQVVVINGEGEIILDAEGQVPIEDINNAISKSTGLKTPDFTVSIKSFNEYNSEAAKDGYADPR; from the coding sequence ATGAATAACAAAATAAAAAAGTTCATATGTATATTGGCAATTATCTTTTGCTTTATTCCAAGTGCTCATGCATCTCTTGATAACGATAGTTATGAAGGCAATATTTTTACAATTGTTACTGGCAACGGTGCCCTAGTCCCTCCATCAACAACTCTTTCAGAGTCATTAAAAAATCATAGGACATCTGTTTTGGTTTTCTACTTAGATGATAGTAAGACAAGCAAAGTATTTGCTCCTGTAGTTTCAGGTATAAAGTTATTATGGCCTTCTGAAATTGATCTAATTCCTTTAACTACTGATGAGCTTCAGAATAAAAATTCAAGAAACAAAAGTGATCCATCGTATTACTGGCATGGCAATATCCCTCAAGTGGTTGTTATAAATGGAGAAGGTGAAATTATTCTTGATGCAGAAGGACAAGTTCCTATAGAAGATATAAATAATGCGATAAGTAAATCAACTGGATTAAAAACACCTGATTTCACTGTAAGTATAAAGAGCTTTAATGAATATAATAGTGAAGCTGCAAAAGACGGATATGCAGATCCCCGTTAA
- a CDS encoding DUF3685 domain-containing protein, with product MNEGKPKQILIIAPDLIGESLAIQLSDSKVPLEIALSKEKLTRHPSLVVFFIESIELPASLEIELIRLKDRWHPSPLLIVLPRRLSLNTQELLNLNCAGLIQDPNSEVLKNSIKTVLEGGRVVKLKENVSVKNKLNIPILGLGQWLLISGVHQIDSDLDSIEKLLNTSKKNPIIELVLQGRKRELNQAKYILHYLWGLPEKSIKKINQDNSLSNQDTNEYKTNITLTKKDSSTVWKEIFARLADTINVDIINSSGCLLAIDAIKPIYQKELFHSLLKQLDRVIIKINDSKTDESKTLLLWNDLQITLRKESIRSLIGSYLRLQLNGEQVIVEEELINRIDLTELDEELPNPTLFLHPLIHSKSLLLEGKLLPIDDPRALIHVEILISNWLIRTAEVLSSELINVCSEWSDLRHFLLNQNLVPTRELDRLRNQLNSQSQIQNLIKRPIRLYESKRQLYKFNKNEIETIFFVEARDDELQSLGWLQQQVALLIEARDAISPQLQSLIKYIGDLMVVLLTKVIGRAIGLVGKGIAQGMGRTFSRG from the coding sequence TTGAACGAGGGAAAGCCCAAACAGATACTAATAATTGCTCCTGATTTAATTGGCGAGTCCTTAGCAATTCAATTGTCAGACTCAAAAGTCCCCCTTGAGATAGCATTATCTAAAGAAAAACTGACACGACATCCAAGCCTAGTTGTATTTTTTATAGAAAGTATTGAACTGCCTGCAAGTCTAGAAATAGAACTAATAAGGCTAAAGGATCGCTGGCATCCATCACCCTTACTAATTGTATTACCTAGAAGACTTTCTCTAAATACCCAAGAGTTACTTAATTTGAATTGTGCAGGACTAATTCAAGATCCAAATTCTGAAGTTCTCAAAAACTCAATTAAAACTGTTCTTGAAGGTGGAAGAGTTGTTAAACTAAAAGAGAATGTTTCAGTAAAGAATAAATTAAATATACCTATTTTAGGATTAGGTCAATGGCTATTAATAAGTGGGGTGCACCAAATAGATTCAGATCTTGATTCCATAGAAAAGTTACTTAATACTTCTAAAAAAAATCCAATTATTGAATTAGTTTTACAAGGACGTAAAAGAGAGTTGAACCAAGCAAAATATATTTTGCATTACCTTTGGGGGTTACCAGAGAAATCAATCAAGAAGATAAATCAAGATAACAGTCTAAGTAATCAAGATACTAACGAATACAAAACAAATATTACTTTAACTAAAAAAGATTCATCAACAGTATGGAAAGAGATCTTCGCCCGATTGGCAGATACTATTAATGTAGACATAATTAATTCCTCGGGTTGTCTTCTAGCAATAGATGCAATAAAGCCAATTTATCAAAAAGAACTTTTCCACTCGCTACTAAAGCAACTAGATAGAGTTATAATTAAGATAAATGATTCTAAGACTGATGAGTCTAAAACTTTATTATTATGGAACGATCTCCAGATAACTCTTAGGAAGGAATCTATTAGATCACTAATCGGTAGTTATTTAAGGTTGCAACTTAACGGTGAACAAGTGATCGTAGAAGAAGAGTTGATAAATCGAATTGATTTAACAGAGCTAGATGAAGAACTTCCTAATCCAACATTATTTTTGCATCCTTTAATACACAGTAAGTCCTTACTTTTAGAAGGCAAGTTACTGCCAATTGACGACCCAAGAGCATTGATACATGTAGAAATACTTATTAGTAATTGGTTAATTAGAACTGCAGAAGTTCTGAGTTCAGAGCTAATTAATGTATGTTCTGAATGGTCTGATCTAAGGCATTTTCTACTAAACCAAAATCTTGTTCCTACGCGTGAACTCGACAGACTTAGAAACCAACTTAACAGTCAAAGCCAAATACAAAATCTAATAAAAAGACCAATCAGACTTTATGAGAGCAAGAGACAGTTATATAAATTCAACAAGAACGAAATCGAGACCATCTTCTTCGTAGAAGCTAGAGACGATGAACTTCAGAGTCTGGGTTGGTTGCAGCAACAAGTCGCTTTGTTAATTGAAGCAAGAGATGCCATTTCGCCACAGCTACAATCTTTAATAAAATATATTGGTGACTTAATGGTTGTTTTATTAACAAAAGTAATAGGTAGGGCAATAGGATTAGTTGGTAAAGGCATCGCACAAGGAATGGGAAGGACCTTCTCAAGAGGTTGA